Proteins encoded within one genomic window of Ovis aries strain OAR_USU_Benz2616 breed Rambouillet chromosome 1, ARS-UI_Ramb_v3.0, whole genome shotgun sequence:
- the SH3BP4 gene encoding SH3 domain-binding protein 4 isoform X2: MAAQRIRAANSSGLPRCKSEGTLIDLSDGFSESSFNDVKVPSPSALLVDNPTPFGNAKEVIAIKDYCPTNFTTLKFSKGDHLYVLDTSGGEWWYAHNTTEMGYIPSSYVQPLNYRNSTLSDSGMIDNLPDSPDEVAKELDLLGGWTDAKKESSKAYSNNPFWSGVQTNPFLNGNIPAMPSVDELTPRSAVDLLLFDTGTSSFTESSSATTNSTGNIFDELPAAGRVPAEPPVKRDNPFFRSKRSYSLSELSVLQAKSDAPASSGFFTGLKSPAPEQFQSREDFRAAWLSHRKLARSCHDLDLLGQSPGWGQTQAVETNIVCKLDSSGGAVQLPDANISIHVPEGHVAPGEMQQVSMKALLDPPLELNSDRCSSISPVLEVKLSTLEVKTHLILEMKVSAEVKSDIFSKSTVGLQCLRSDSKEGPYVPIPLAYSYGDTVQVQLDNLEPCMYLAIVAHGPNILYPSTVWDFINKKVTVGLYGPKHIHPSFKTVVTIFGHDCAPKTLLVSEVTRQAPTPAPVALQLWGKHQFVLSRPQDLQVCVFSNMTNYEVKASDQAKAVRGFQVKLGKVSRLIFPITCQNPSELSDFTLRVQVKDDQEAILTQFCVQTPQPPPKSAIKPSGQRRFLKKNEVGKIILSPLAATTKYPTFQDRPVSSLKFGKLLKTVVRQSKNHYLLEYKKGDAIALLSEEKIRLKGQLWTKEWYIGYHQGRVGLVHAKNVLVVGRARPSLLAGPELSTSALLEQILRPCKFLTYIYASVRTLLMENVSSWRSFADALGYGDLPLTFFCRAELDSEPERVASVLEKLKEDCNNADNKDRKSFQKELMMALLKMDCQGLVVRLIQDFVLLTTAVEVAQRWRELAEKLAKVSKQQMDAYESPHRDRNGVVDSEAMWKPAYDFLLTWSHQIGDSYRDVIQELHIGLDKMKNPITKRWKHLTGTLILVNSLDILRASAFSPMDHDDFVI, from the exons ATGGCGGCTCAGCGCATCCGGGCTGCCAACTCCAGCGGCCTCCCGCGGTGCAAGTCCGAGGGGACCCTGATTGACCTCAGCGACGGGTTTTCAGAATCGAGCTTTAATGATGTTAAAG TGCCTTCTCCCAGTGCCTTGCTGGTCGACAATCCCACACCCTTTGGAAACGCGAAGGAGGTGATTGCAATCAAGGACTACTGCCCAACCAACTTCACCACCCTCAAGTTCTCCAAGGGCGACCACCTGTATGTCCTGGACACGTCGGGCGGGGAGTGGTGGTACGCGCACAACACCACGGAGATGGGCTACATCCCCTCCTCCTACGTGCAGCCCTTAAACTACCGGAACTCCACCCTCAGCGACAGCGGGATGATTGACAATCTTCCAGACAGCCCGGATGAAGTCGCCAAGGAGCTCGATTTGCTCGGGGGGTGGACGGATGCCAAGAAGGAATCCAGCAAAGCCTACAGTAATAATCCTTTCTGGAGCGGAGTCCAGACGAACCCATTTCTCAACGGGAACATCCCGGCGATGCCCAGCGTGGACGAGCTGACGCCCAGAAGCGCCGTGGACTTGCTCCTCTTCGACACGGGGACGTCCTCCTTCACCGAGTCCAGCTCGGCGACCACCAACAGCACCGGCAACATCTTCGATGAGCTGCCGGCCGCCGGCCGCGTCCCTGCGGAGCCGCCCGTCAAGCGGGACAACCCTTTCTTCCGAAGCAAGCGTTCCTACAGCCTCTCGGAGCTCTCCGTGCTCCAGGCCAAGTCCGATGCGCCCGCGTCCTCAGGGTTTTTCACGGGCTTGAAATCGCCAGCCCCCGAGCAGTTCCAGAGCCGCGAGGACTTCCGGGCCGCCTGGCTGAGCCACCGGAAGCTGGCCCGGTCTTGCCACGACCTGGACCTGCTGGGCCAGAGCCCTGGGTGGGGCCAGACCCAGGCGGTAGAGACGAACATCGTGTGTAAGCTGGACAGCTCAGGGGGCGCCGTCCAGCTGCCTGACGCCAACATCAGCATCCACGTGCCCGAGGGCCACGTGGCTCCCGGGGAGATGCAGCAGGTCTCCATGAAGGCTCTGCTGGACCCCCCGCTGGAGCTCAACAGCGACCGGTGCAGCTCCATCAGCCCAGTGCTGGAGGTGAAGCTGAGCACCCTGGAGGTGAAGACCCACCTCATCCTGGAGATGAAGGTGTCAGCCGAGGTGAAGAGCGACATTTTCAGCAAAAGCACGGTGGGCCTCCAGTGCCTGAGGAGCGACTCCAAAGAGGGGCCCTACGTCCCCATCCCTCTCGCCTACAGCTACGGGGACACAGTCCAGGTCCAGCTGGACAACCTGGAGCCCTGTATGTACCTGGCCATCGTCGCCCATGGCCCGAACATCCTCTACCCTTCCACGGTCTGGGACTTCATCAATAAAAAAGTCACCGTGGGTCTCTACGGCCCCAAACACATCCACCCGTCCTTCAAGACAGTGGTGACCATTTTTGGGCATGACTGCGCCCCAAAGACCCTCCTGGTCAGCGAGGTCACCCGCCAGGCCCCTACCCCGGCCCCAGTGGCCCTGCAACTCTGGGGCAAGCACCAGTTCGTTCTGTCCAGGCCCCAGGATCTCCAAGTCTGTGTGTTTTCCAACATGACCAACTACGAGGTCAAAGCCAGCGATCAGGCCAAGGCCGTGAGAGGGTTCCAGGTGAAGCTGGGCAAGGTTAGCCGCCTCATCTTCCCCATCACATGCCAGAACCCCAGCGAGCTCTCTGACTTCACGCTGCGGGTTCAGGTGAAAGACGACCAGGAGGCCATCCTCACCCAGTTTTGTGTGCAGACCCCCCAGCCGCCCCCCAAAAGCGCCATCAAGCCATCCGGGCAGAGACGCTTCCTCAAGAAGAACGAGGTGGGGAAGATTATCCTGTCCCCGCTGGCCGCCACCACCAAGTACCCGACGTTTCAGGACCGTCCCGTGTCCAGCCTCAAGTTCGGCAAGCTACTCAAGACGGTGGTGCGGCAGAGCAAGAACCACTACCTGCTGGAGTACAAGAAGGGCGACGCCATCGCGCTGCTCAGCGAGGAGAAGATCCGGCTCAAGGGGCAGCTTTGGACAAAGGAGTGGTACATCGGCTACCACCAGGGCAGGGTGGGCCTGGTGCACGCCAAGAACGTGCTGGTGGTGGGCAGGGCGCGGCCCAGCCTGCTGGCGGGGCCCGAGCTGAGCACGTCCGCGCTGCTGGAGCAGATCCTGCGGCCCTGCAAGTTCCTCACCTACATCTACGCCTCCGTCCGCACGCTGCTCATGGAGAATGTCAGCAGCTGGCGCTCCTTCGCGGACGCCCTGGGCTACGGGGACCTGCCGCTCACCTTCTTCTGCCGGGCCGAGCTGGACAGCGAGCCCGAGCGGGTAGCGTCCGTCCTGGAGAAGCTGAAGGAAGACTGCAACAACGCGGACAACAAAGACCGGAAGTCCTTCCAGAAGGAGCTCATGATG GCCTTACTGAAGATGGACTGCCAGGGCCTGGTGGTCAGACTCATCCAGGACTTCGTACTCCTGACCACGGCGGTCGAGGTGGCACAGCGCTGGCGGGAGCTGGCCGAGAAGCTCGCCAAGGTGTCCAAGCAGCAGATGGACGCGTACGAGTCTCCCCACCGGGACAGGAACGGGGTGGTGGACAGTGAG
- the SH3BP4 gene encoding SH3 domain-binding protein 4 isoform X1 → MGSTWEQGNGSDYQGPRDTQESSPAPQFESINTLALSLLYVPSPSALLVDNPTPFGNAKEVIAIKDYCPTNFTTLKFSKGDHLYVLDTSGGEWWYAHNTTEMGYIPSSYVQPLNYRNSTLSDSGMIDNLPDSPDEVAKELDLLGGWTDAKKESSKAYSNNPFWSGVQTNPFLNGNIPAMPSVDELTPRSAVDLLLFDTGTSSFTESSSATTNSTGNIFDELPAAGRVPAEPPVKRDNPFFRSKRSYSLSELSVLQAKSDAPASSGFFTGLKSPAPEQFQSREDFRAAWLSHRKLARSCHDLDLLGQSPGWGQTQAVETNIVCKLDSSGGAVQLPDANISIHVPEGHVAPGEMQQVSMKALLDPPLELNSDRCSSISPVLEVKLSTLEVKTHLILEMKVSAEVKSDIFSKSTVGLQCLRSDSKEGPYVPIPLAYSYGDTVQVQLDNLEPCMYLAIVAHGPNILYPSTVWDFINKKVTVGLYGPKHIHPSFKTVVTIFGHDCAPKTLLVSEVTRQAPTPAPVALQLWGKHQFVLSRPQDLQVCVFSNMTNYEVKASDQAKAVRGFQVKLGKVSRLIFPITCQNPSELSDFTLRVQVKDDQEAILTQFCVQTPQPPPKSAIKPSGQRRFLKKNEVGKIILSPLAATTKYPTFQDRPVSSLKFGKLLKTVVRQSKNHYLLEYKKGDAIALLSEEKIRLKGQLWTKEWYIGYHQGRVGLVHAKNVLVVGRARPSLLAGPELSTSALLEQILRPCKFLTYIYASVRTLLMENVSSWRSFADALGYGDLPLTFFCRAELDSEPERVASVLEKLKEDCNNADNKDRKSFQKELMMALLKMDCQGLVVRLIQDFVLLTTAVEVAQRWRELAEKLAKVSKQQMDAYESPHRDRNGVVDSEAMWKPAYDFLLTWSHQIGDSYRDVIQELHIGLDKMKNPITKRWKHLTGTLILVNSLDILRASAFSPMDHDDFVI, encoded by the exons ATGGGTTCAACTTGGGAACAAGGAAACGGGTCTGATTATCAAGG tcccagggacactcaagagtcttctccagcaccacagtttgaaagtatcaatactttggcactcagcctgctttatg TGCCTTCTCCCAGTGCCTTGCTGGTCGACAATCCCACACCCTTTGGAAACGCGAAGGAGGTGATTGCAATCAAGGACTACTGCCCAACCAACTTCACCACCCTCAAGTTCTCCAAGGGCGACCACCTGTATGTCCTGGACACGTCGGGCGGGGAGTGGTGGTACGCGCACAACACCACGGAGATGGGCTACATCCCCTCCTCCTACGTGCAGCCCTTAAACTACCGGAACTCCACCCTCAGCGACAGCGGGATGATTGACAATCTTCCAGACAGCCCGGATGAAGTCGCCAAGGAGCTCGATTTGCTCGGGGGGTGGACGGATGCCAAGAAGGAATCCAGCAAAGCCTACAGTAATAATCCTTTCTGGAGCGGAGTCCAGACGAACCCATTTCTCAACGGGAACATCCCGGCGATGCCCAGCGTGGACGAGCTGACGCCCAGAAGCGCCGTGGACTTGCTCCTCTTCGACACGGGGACGTCCTCCTTCACCGAGTCCAGCTCGGCGACCACCAACAGCACCGGCAACATCTTCGATGAGCTGCCGGCCGCCGGCCGCGTCCCTGCGGAGCCGCCCGTCAAGCGGGACAACCCTTTCTTCCGAAGCAAGCGTTCCTACAGCCTCTCGGAGCTCTCCGTGCTCCAGGCCAAGTCCGATGCGCCCGCGTCCTCAGGGTTTTTCACGGGCTTGAAATCGCCAGCCCCCGAGCAGTTCCAGAGCCGCGAGGACTTCCGGGCCGCCTGGCTGAGCCACCGGAAGCTGGCCCGGTCTTGCCACGACCTGGACCTGCTGGGCCAGAGCCCTGGGTGGGGCCAGACCCAGGCGGTAGAGACGAACATCGTGTGTAAGCTGGACAGCTCAGGGGGCGCCGTCCAGCTGCCTGACGCCAACATCAGCATCCACGTGCCCGAGGGCCACGTGGCTCCCGGGGAGATGCAGCAGGTCTCCATGAAGGCTCTGCTGGACCCCCCGCTGGAGCTCAACAGCGACCGGTGCAGCTCCATCAGCCCAGTGCTGGAGGTGAAGCTGAGCACCCTGGAGGTGAAGACCCACCTCATCCTGGAGATGAAGGTGTCAGCCGAGGTGAAGAGCGACATTTTCAGCAAAAGCACGGTGGGCCTCCAGTGCCTGAGGAGCGACTCCAAAGAGGGGCCCTACGTCCCCATCCCTCTCGCCTACAGCTACGGGGACACAGTCCAGGTCCAGCTGGACAACCTGGAGCCCTGTATGTACCTGGCCATCGTCGCCCATGGCCCGAACATCCTCTACCCTTCCACGGTCTGGGACTTCATCAATAAAAAAGTCACCGTGGGTCTCTACGGCCCCAAACACATCCACCCGTCCTTCAAGACAGTGGTGACCATTTTTGGGCATGACTGCGCCCCAAAGACCCTCCTGGTCAGCGAGGTCACCCGCCAGGCCCCTACCCCGGCCCCAGTGGCCCTGCAACTCTGGGGCAAGCACCAGTTCGTTCTGTCCAGGCCCCAGGATCTCCAAGTCTGTGTGTTTTCCAACATGACCAACTACGAGGTCAAAGCCAGCGATCAGGCCAAGGCCGTGAGAGGGTTCCAGGTGAAGCTGGGCAAGGTTAGCCGCCTCATCTTCCCCATCACATGCCAGAACCCCAGCGAGCTCTCTGACTTCACGCTGCGGGTTCAGGTGAAAGACGACCAGGAGGCCATCCTCACCCAGTTTTGTGTGCAGACCCCCCAGCCGCCCCCCAAAAGCGCCATCAAGCCATCCGGGCAGAGACGCTTCCTCAAGAAGAACGAGGTGGGGAAGATTATCCTGTCCCCGCTGGCCGCCACCACCAAGTACCCGACGTTTCAGGACCGTCCCGTGTCCAGCCTCAAGTTCGGCAAGCTACTCAAGACGGTGGTGCGGCAGAGCAAGAACCACTACCTGCTGGAGTACAAGAAGGGCGACGCCATCGCGCTGCTCAGCGAGGAGAAGATCCGGCTCAAGGGGCAGCTTTGGACAAAGGAGTGGTACATCGGCTACCACCAGGGCAGGGTGGGCCTGGTGCACGCCAAGAACGTGCTGGTGGTGGGCAGGGCGCGGCCCAGCCTGCTGGCGGGGCCCGAGCTGAGCACGTCCGCGCTGCTGGAGCAGATCCTGCGGCCCTGCAAGTTCCTCACCTACATCTACGCCTCCGTCCGCACGCTGCTCATGGAGAATGTCAGCAGCTGGCGCTCCTTCGCGGACGCCCTGGGCTACGGGGACCTGCCGCTCACCTTCTTCTGCCGGGCCGAGCTGGACAGCGAGCCCGAGCGGGTAGCGTCCGTCCTGGAGAAGCTGAAGGAAGACTGCAACAACGCGGACAACAAAGACCGGAAGTCCTTCCAGAAGGAGCTCATGATG GCCTTACTGAAGATGGACTGCCAGGGCCTGGTGGTCAGACTCATCCAGGACTTCGTACTCCTGACCACGGCGGTCGAGGTGGCACAGCGCTGGCGGGAGCTGGCCGAGAAGCTCGCCAAGGTGTCCAAGCAGCAGATGGACGCGTACGAGTCTCCCCACCGGGACAGGAACGGGGTGGTGGACAGTGAG
- the SH3BP4 gene encoding SH3 domain-binding protein 4 isoform X3, producing the protein MGYIPSSYVQPLNYRNSTLSDSGMIDNLPDSPDEVAKELDLLGGWTDAKKESSKAYSNNPFWSGVQTNPFLNGNIPAMPSVDELTPRSAVDLLLFDTGTSSFTESSSATTNSTGNIFDELPAAGRVPAEPPVKRDNPFFRSKRSYSLSELSVLQAKSDAPASSGFFTGLKSPAPEQFQSREDFRAAWLSHRKLARSCHDLDLLGQSPGWGQTQAVETNIVCKLDSSGGAVQLPDANISIHVPEGHVAPGEMQQVSMKALLDPPLELNSDRCSSISPVLEVKLSTLEVKTHLILEMKVSAEVKSDIFSKSTVGLQCLRSDSKEGPYVPIPLAYSYGDTVQVQLDNLEPCMYLAIVAHGPNILYPSTVWDFINKKVTVGLYGPKHIHPSFKTVVTIFGHDCAPKTLLVSEVTRQAPTPAPVALQLWGKHQFVLSRPQDLQVCVFSNMTNYEVKASDQAKAVRGFQVKLGKVSRLIFPITCQNPSELSDFTLRVQVKDDQEAILTQFCVQTPQPPPKSAIKPSGQRRFLKKNEVGKIILSPLAATTKYPTFQDRPVSSLKFGKLLKTVVRQSKNHYLLEYKKGDAIALLSEEKIRLKGQLWTKEWYIGYHQGRVGLVHAKNVLVVGRARPSLLAGPELSTSALLEQILRPCKFLTYIYASVRTLLMENVSSWRSFADALGYGDLPLTFFCRAELDSEPERVASVLEKLKEDCNNADNKDRKSFQKELMMALLKMDCQGLVVRLIQDFVLLTTAVEVAQRWRELAEKLAKVSKQQMDAYESPHRDRNGVVDSEAMWKPAYDFLLTWSHQIGDSYRDVIQELHIGLDKMKNPITKRWKHLTGTLILVNSLDILRASAFSPMDHDDFVI; encoded by the exons ATGGGCTACATCCCCTCCTCCTACGTGCAGCCCTTAAACTACCGGAACTCCACCCTCAGCGACAGCGGGATGATTGACAATCTTCCAGACAGCCCGGATGAAGTCGCCAAGGAGCTCGATTTGCTCGGGGGGTGGACGGATGCCAAGAAGGAATCCAGCAAAGCCTACAGTAATAATCCTTTCTGGAGCGGAGTCCAGACGAACCCATTTCTCAACGGGAACATCCCGGCGATGCCCAGCGTGGACGAGCTGACGCCCAGAAGCGCCGTGGACTTGCTCCTCTTCGACACGGGGACGTCCTCCTTCACCGAGTCCAGCTCGGCGACCACCAACAGCACCGGCAACATCTTCGATGAGCTGCCGGCCGCCGGCCGCGTCCCTGCGGAGCCGCCCGTCAAGCGGGACAACCCTTTCTTCCGAAGCAAGCGTTCCTACAGCCTCTCGGAGCTCTCCGTGCTCCAGGCCAAGTCCGATGCGCCCGCGTCCTCAGGGTTTTTCACGGGCTTGAAATCGCCAGCCCCCGAGCAGTTCCAGAGCCGCGAGGACTTCCGGGCCGCCTGGCTGAGCCACCGGAAGCTGGCCCGGTCTTGCCACGACCTGGACCTGCTGGGCCAGAGCCCTGGGTGGGGCCAGACCCAGGCGGTAGAGACGAACATCGTGTGTAAGCTGGACAGCTCAGGGGGCGCCGTCCAGCTGCCTGACGCCAACATCAGCATCCACGTGCCCGAGGGCCACGTGGCTCCCGGGGAGATGCAGCAGGTCTCCATGAAGGCTCTGCTGGACCCCCCGCTGGAGCTCAACAGCGACCGGTGCAGCTCCATCAGCCCAGTGCTGGAGGTGAAGCTGAGCACCCTGGAGGTGAAGACCCACCTCATCCTGGAGATGAAGGTGTCAGCCGAGGTGAAGAGCGACATTTTCAGCAAAAGCACGGTGGGCCTCCAGTGCCTGAGGAGCGACTCCAAAGAGGGGCCCTACGTCCCCATCCCTCTCGCCTACAGCTACGGGGACACAGTCCAGGTCCAGCTGGACAACCTGGAGCCCTGTATGTACCTGGCCATCGTCGCCCATGGCCCGAACATCCTCTACCCTTCCACGGTCTGGGACTTCATCAATAAAAAAGTCACCGTGGGTCTCTACGGCCCCAAACACATCCACCCGTCCTTCAAGACAGTGGTGACCATTTTTGGGCATGACTGCGCCCCAAAGACCCTCCTGGTCAGCGAGGTCACCCGCCAGGCCCCTACCCCGGCCCCAGTGGCCCTGCAACTCTGGGGCAAGCACCAGTTCGTTCTGTCCAGGCCCCAGGATCTCCAAGTCTGTGTGTTTTCCAACATGACCAACTACGAGGTCAAAGCCAGCGATCAGGCCAAGGCCGTGAGAGGGTTCCAGGTGAAGCTGGGCAAGGTTAGCCGCCTCATCTTCCCCATCACATGCCAGAACCCCAGCGAGCTCTCTGACTTCACGCTGCGGGTTCAGGTGAAAGACGACCAGGAGGCCATCCTCACCCAGTTTTGTGTGCAGACCCCCCAGCCGCCCCCCAAAAGCGCCATCAAGCCATCCGGGCAGAGACGCTTCCTCAAGAAGAACGAGGTGGGGAAGATTATCCTGTCCCCGCTGGCCGCCACCACCAAGTACCCGACGTTTCAGGACCGTCCCGTGTCCAGCCTCAAGTTCGGCAAGCTACTCAAGACGGTGGTGCGGCAGAGCAAGAACCACTACCTGCTGGAGTACAAGAAGGGCGACGCCATCGCGCTGCTCAGCGAGGAGAAGATCCGGCTCAAGGGGCAGCTTTGGACAAAGGAGTGGTACATCGGCTACCACCAGGGCAGGGTGGGCCTGGTGCACGCCAAGAACGTGCTGGTGGTGGGCAGGGCGCGGCCCAGCCTGCTGGCGGGGCCCGAGCTGAGCACGTCCGCGCTGCTGGAGCAGATCCTGCGGCCCTGCAAGTTCCTCACCTACATCTACGCCTCCGTCCGCACGCTGCTCATGGAGAATGTCAGCAGCTGGCGCTCCTTCGCGGACGCCCTGGGCTACGGGGACCTGCCGCTCACCTTCTTCTGCCGGGCCGAGCTGGACAGCGAGCCCGAGCGGGTAGCGTCCGTCCTGGAGAAGCTGAAGGAAGACTGCAACAACGCGGACAACAAAGACCGGAAGTCCTTCCAGAAGGAGCTCATGATG GCCTTACTGAAGATGGACTGCCAGGGCCTGGTGGTCAGACTCATCCAGGACTTCGTACTCCTGACCACGGCGGTCGAGGTGGCACAGCGCTGGCGGGAGCTGGCCGAGAAGCTCGCCAAGGTGTCCAAGCAGCAGATGGACGCGTACGAGTCTCCCCACCGGGACAGGAACGGGGTGGTGGACAGTGAG